The following proteins come from a genomic window of Nicotiana tomentosiformis chromosome 12, ASM39032v3, whole genome shotgun sequence:
- the LOC138902818 gene encoding uncharacterized protein, producing MVEWELLIDTEQQLTIKVYHQEIGKYIMMTFVYVKCSSLDRLELWDNLYYLAVDMELPWVIGGNFNMVLHDDEKIGGLPVYPREVEDFAFCVNSCGLFDTGYKESPFTWWNGRSNAKYIFNRLDKIFVNQPFQTLFPNIKVVYLIRIGFDHAPLLMNCREEAQQFEPTIENKILQQQARAELKKYLSFEEQFWKQKVGMTWSAEGEDIFNMLQQFYVGASLHKSITHTNIVLLPNKPQVQTFSNLRPISLSNFINKVISREIVTDIRLRGKPANVVIKFDMANAYDRVSSKYLLRVLRKMGFAEHYIHMIWNLLANNWYSVLMNGHSTRFFKSTRGVKQGDPLSPALSILSAEVLTRSMNNLFDDKRFIGYGMPKWTDPLYHLACADDIIIFASADTYSMNKIIEDKYFKVLVQSLDFKEKAKLLSFGGKATLITSVLQSLPTHILSVLDPLNNIIEHMHKLFARFFWSTKEEGRSKHWTKWQNLCLPNEERGIGFRSLFDVSKDIPTTIQFKKGSNVWKKMLEAREGVEYEILWEINKGSTNVWHENWTGLGSLYHVVPTDFNINEDLQEVVALRDEDTWNDRF from the exons ATGGTGGAGTGGGAGTTGCTCATTGACACTGAGCAGCAACTAACAATCAAGGTGTATCATCAAGAAATTGGCAAATACATCATGATGACTTTTGTATACGTAAAGTGTTCATCCCTAGATAGATTAGAATTGTGGGATAATCTATACTACCTTGCTGTTGATATGGAGCTACCTTGGGTGATTGGAGGGAATTTTAATATGGTTCTTCATGATGATGAAAAAATAGGAGGACTTCCAGTATATCCACGAGAGGTTGAAGACTTTGCCTTCTGTGTTAATTCTTGTGGTTTGTTTGACACTGGATACAAAGAAAGCCCTTTCACATGGTGGAATGGAAGATCAAATGCAAAATACATATTCAATAGGTTGGATAAGATCTTTGTCAATCAACCTTTTCAGACTCTATTCCCAAATATTAAGGTGGTTTACCTTATAAGAATAGGGTTTGACCATGCACCTTTGCTGATGAATTGTAGGGAAGAGGCTCAGCAGTTT GAACCAACAATTGAGAATAAAATTTTACAACAACAGGCACGAGCAGAATTGAAGAAGTATCTTAGCTTTGAGGAGCAGTTTTGGAAGCAAAAAGTAGGCATGACTTGGTCTGCTGAAG GGGAGGACATCTTCAACATGCTACAACAGTTTTATGTTGGTGCATCACTACATAAATCAATCACGCATACTAACATTGTGCTGCTACCAAACAAACCACAGGTCCAAACATTTTCTAATTTAAGACCTATAAGTCTTAGCAACTTTATCAACAAGGTTATTTCTAGG GAAATAGTTACTGATATAAGGCTGAGAGGGAAACCTGCTAATGTTGTGATTAAGTTTGACATGGCAAATGCCTATGATAGGGTATCATCGAAGTATCTTCTTCGGGTACTAAGGAAAATGGGGTTTGCTGAACACTACATACACATGATATGGAATTTGCTGGCAAACAATTGGTATTCAGTACTAATGAATGGTCACTCCACTAGATTTTTTAAATCAACAAGAGGGGTTAAGCAGGGAGATCCTCTATCTCCAGCCCTGTCCATCCTATCTGCTGAGGTTCTGACAAGATCAATGAACAATCTGTTTGATGACAAGAGATTCATAGGATATGGTATGCCAAAATGGACTGACCCATTGTATCATTTGGCATGTGctgatgatataataatatttgCCTCTGCTGACACATACTctatgaataaaattattgag gacaaatatttcaaagtgttgGTTCAATCACTGGATTTCAAAGAG AAAGCTAAGCTACTATCTTTTGGAGGCAAAGCCACTCTCATCACCAGTGTGCTCCAGAGCTTACCTACACACATCCTGTCAGTTCTAGATCCTCTTAATAACATCATTGAACACATGCATAAGTTATTTGCTAGATTCTTTTGGAGTACAAAAGAAGAGGGCAGGAGCAAACACTGGACAAAATGGCAGAATCTCTGCCTTCCAAATGAGGAGAGGGGAATTGGTTTCAGATCCTTGTTTGATGTTTCTAAG GATATTCCTACTACTATACAGTTTAAGAAGGGATCTAATGTTTGGAAGAAAATGTTAGAGGCAAGGGAGGGGGTTGAATATGAAATCCTTTGGGAAATAAATAAGGGCTCTACTAATGTGTGGCATGAGAATTGGACCGGACTGGGTTCACTGTATCATGTGGTTCCAACAGACTTCAACATCAATGAAGATCTACAAGAAGTAGTAGCCTTGAGAGATGAAGATACATGGAATGATCGATTTTAA